ccttttcaaaatgaatcatttCAGGCTAatatagaagaagaaaaaacgtGGCATGGTAAgtgttacacacacagagggttCTGCACTTCATTTctaaattaaatggaaaatcCTGCCCATAGATATCAGAGAGAAAATCATTTCCTGTGGACGAATACCAGAGACATtaagatgtaataaaacaggaaaaataactCAAGAAAGTCTACAGTCGATTATGTTGGACTTAGTAATGTTAGAATCCAAGGACCCCTTTTGTATTGGGAGACATTTGGGGCCCGTATtgaaattttcttttaaaatgaatctaTGTTGGGCCTTAATTGGGATTTTACCATAATGaacttaattttaaaataataaaaaaaatcatcaacatGTAATCTTGGGGTCACAGAATTGAGAATGTTTCATCCCTGCTCTGCTTCAGTGGATCTGATGTCGGAGCACATGTACTGTGACATTAAAGGAGAGAAAACTCAAAACCCTGTCCCTGCTCCTGCCACCTTCATCAGCCATGGACTCACAGTATCAGGTaagaaacacaaatcaaaccttCTGAATATGTGACTGGAGCTTTTCGCTGTATGACCTAAAAAACAAATCGGTCTTGTGTAGACTTTCGTATGCAGGTGACCTTGTTGTACCAGGGTCAGAGGGTGATGAAAGTGATCACCAGCAGCCCAGAGGGGTGCTTCATCCTCCAAGGCCACGTTCCCTGGGGAAACGAACGCATCTATGGACCCTGCACTGCCCAGCAGCTCTCGTTCCCCTCCCCGGGCTCTGTTTCCCTGCCATCATGCATGGCCGAAGCAATGAATCGCCTGCTTTGTCACCTGGAACGGGGCGTGCTATTATGGGTGGCCCCAGACGGGGTGTTCATCAAGCGTTTCTGCCAGGGCAGAGTGTACTGGAGCGGCCCCTTGGCCCAACACACCGACGCACCCAACAAACTTGAGCGAGAAAAGACCTTCAAACTGCTTGACATACCCAGATTTGTCAGCGGTAAGGCAGCACACGAGAACTCATCATGTATCGTTTCGTCATGTAAACCTCGCTGGAACATGATTTAGTGACAGAGCGACAGATTAACTGGGATCATTGGCAGTggaatgaaataaatgttgtctaatgtgtttaaatgctGAATGTGAATATTCCATATGTccgtgcagagctgcagaggagttTATGGGGCAAAGGACCCGCCCCTTCTTATGAGATCGAGCTCTGCTTTGGAGAAGAGTATCCAGACCCTCATGTAGTGAAAACCAGGAAGCTGATCATGGCACAGGTCAGTTATGAAATAGTCTGATTAACcagctcagtttgtttttggttgTCTCCTCCTGCTCAGGGATTCAAttgaaaaatgtacatttaattatatatatatataatcggATCCTCACCAGGTACATTGTCCTCCGTGATCACAGTGACTGGACAAGAAAGATgttttacacacattcacattaatcTAGAAAATCTCcaacatgcattttttttcccatgaaaATGTAGattcttttatttaaacttcGTCAGAGAAAACTAAATCCTCAATCAAAACTTTGATTCAGTCAAAATTTGAAATTCAAGTAGAGCCTCAGAATGATCTCTGGCAGAAAGATTATGTTTTCAACTGAGTTAGTTAGCAAGAATACACCAAAACCACCTGACAGATTTCAGTGAAACCTGGCAGAAGGATGCAGTttgggtcaaggaagaacccatgaACATTTTTATGTGGATCCAAATCAGGGAGCGGACCcaggatttttttgtgtgtgaaatatttcaacattttcatttatttctcagagaataattgatggatcttgattaaaaaaagaaatctgacatgttcgggggactgatattaattattttttgagtGTGTGCCATTAGGTTtagatccaaataaaactctggatcaagtgaatttaTACAAGGTTCCATCCTGAATGGCCCTCGTCAGTCAGACCGCAGTTGTAACGGTGTAAATCACCAGAAGAGGTCCTCGTAAGCTCACTGATAGCATGTTGCACTGTGCCCTGTTGGTCCAGGTGGTGCCTCTGTTTGCAGTGGAGCTTCTGCAGAAGTTCAACCCGGGAGCGAGTGAGGAGAAGCGGTCGAATCTCAGCTCTAACTCAGTGGGAGAGAAGCTGTAGAGAGAATGTGAAAAACATCCCTGCACCTGCGCGGCCATGAACAATACACACATACTGGGATTTTATGAGGACTCAGAGTATCATCAGTGGAGATATATATACAATGAAGAAAGGATGAACATGCATGTGAAACAGTTTGCAATGAGCAAAATTCaaagtgattttctttattattttttatcttatgTGGGTTTTTCTTGTTCACCATGCAGCTACTCTACCAGGATTTATCTGTTTGAAATCATCttgttaataatgtttttttagttACATTTTATCATAATTCCATATTCATTATATGTATTAAATAAGAATATAACCGTTTAGTACCTCACAACGCACCCAGAGAATAAAATGACACTTTCGATTAAATCTATAaagcttttttcccctcctttaTTTCTAGCGAACATCATTTAACAGattcacaatgtttttttaaaaatatacatatatttttgtagctatgacatttaaaaagaaaaatcaacagGTAAGGTTTTCTTTtcgaaaataaaaaaacaaacaaacaactaaagTGAGAGAGTGTGCTGAATCAAAGGAGATACCCGTATCAGAGTTTAAAATACTTTCATTGTTTTTCCCTGCCCTCAAACATATACAgtacgtaaaaaaaaaaacgagacgGGAACAGAAGCGTACAGTACACAGGGGTCAAGAGTATTCACAAAGCATCATGTTCCAACGTGTTATTAGCACCATTACTCTTCAGCCGTGCTGcactttctcactctctccatcaTTCAGTTTTTAATGGAAAAACACCATGAGTGTCAAGGCGATGTGGCACAGACCTGTCTGTGTGGGTGGGATTGTCTGTTACGCAATTTTCATTAGTGTTCTCCCTTTTCTCAGAGATAATGTTAAGAACATATTGGAGGGTAATGCCTTGACGAACAATTGTATTGAAACGACTCCCGGCgatgagaataaaaaaaggcGAAGAATTTCTCGTACATTCACCTTGCCTGCCCAGGCAGACACTTAAGACATCGGCTCGgaagcaagaaaaacaaaatagagAAAAGGAAATGCATTGGGAAATTGACAGAGAGATTGCATTAAATCTGTTTagcatatttactgtatataacaTCTGTAATATGTATAGTCAAATTTCGTTCATATATGCCTTCTTCAATTCTTTAATAGCGTTTACTTTCATAACACTGACTGAAAGTTGATAccctgcagaaaacactgtcaGTAAGTAGGTGTGTAGGACAatcattacaaaaacaaagtgaatacAGACAAGTGCTTGATTGTCTCACTAAATGTCTTCAGTGCATCTGTAAGGAGCCGTCCAGAAatccttcagctgctgctcctgcagtgtGGACACCCGTAAATTCtctactgtttttattttttttaattccttccCTGCAACCCTGCCTTGAGGTCTCTccattgtttgtctttgtgggtGCAACAGAGAcaaggagggtgtgtgtgtactcatatgtgtgtgtcagtatgcaTGTATATGTATGCGTGTGCAAGTTTCTACTGCCACTTCATCATCTTGGAGCTATGAGGTAAATCCAGGAGGCTTTCATCAGTTCCGGTTGAGGGAAGGGCGTCCGGGGCAGACCAGCGGCGCTTGCGTGCATGTGGCTGCTCTTGAGCAAGGGGCTCTGCGGGCAGAGTGCGTGGCggggctgcagcaggaggaggtgggtgaTGGTGAGGAAGAGGgggcggaggaggtggaggtggcaTCTCCTCCCTGTGCGAGCTGCTGGATTCCCCTGTAGCCCTGGGGGGAAGTTGCATGCGGTGCGCCCTGGTGCCGGTGCGCGTGTGTGTCCGGTGGGTTTGGCTGGGCGTTGGGGTGAGGGCCAGGCAGACGTCCCCCTCCACAAGCTGGCGGCAGGGCAGGCCGTACAGCTGTGTGGTTCTCTGGGGACTGCAAGAAGACCAACCTCGGTCCTGCACAAAGAATGGATACTCCGCCAAGACCTTCAGTAACTCctaaacaaaaccacaacattGTTACACACATTATTACCACAATTTGTATTAACTGATCTGAAGTGTTTACACTGGAAAACTGCAGCATCATACTCATTTACTTACTCAAATCTACTCATCATGTCATATACTAAAGAGTACTTGTGTACTTCTGTAGAGAAAGCTGACCTGAGTGTTGCGGTCCGTGAGGTGGACCTGCAGGTGGCTGAAGCCCTGTGCGCTGCTGGGGGAAATCAGCAACACGGTGCAGGTGCTGAGATGGAACTCTGAGGAGGTGTCGGCGCTCCTCAGGAAGTCCTCGGTTCGCAGCTCCTCCACTCGCTTCAACCGCCCGCTGGCCAACTCGATCAGAGAACCCTTGGCGAAGTGAGGTAGGAGCGCGGGGGGAGATGGGTGAATGGCTGGGGGTGAGGTGTGAAGATGGCAGGGAGAAGATTCACTCCCTCTGTCCCTTTCTCTGTCCCGTCGTCTCTCGCGCTGTCTGTCCCTTTCTTGGTCTTTGTCGTGCTGTAggtgcttctctttgtctttagcTCGCTCCCTGTCCCTATGCGAGACTTTGTCTCTTTCTTGGTCTCTTTCCCAGTCTCTTTGCGACCTGTCATGGCTGTTAGGCAGACCCAGGGGTGAGTGAGGTGAGTTCTTTAGATTGTGCTGCCTGGGGCCCGGCTCCCTGTGCAGGTTGTACAGAGGTGTTCCTGAGGGGCTATAGAGTGGGTAGGGCTGTGGGTTGGGGTGGGACACTGATCCCAATGAGTAGTAGATCTGGGCTTCAGTTGGTGTGGCCCCTATGGGGTCCAGTTGTCCCCCTCTACCTGCCCTGGGGTCTGCTCCGAGGGGACTGGAGGAGAGTAAATTTGAGCCTGTCTTAACTATGCAATGCGGATGTCTGTCCTGCAGTGAGGAATGTGGCTCAGGGTCCTCCTGAGTTTGAGAGTCTAACAAAAATGGCCCTCCAGAATGGACATGGGAGGTAGGATCCTCCTGCTGTCTCCTTCCACCATTGGTATGGGAGCTGTGTGGACTGAAGTCCAGCCTGGTTCTGCTGCTCTCGTTCCCGTACTCTCCTGTGAGCAGAGCCCTGGAGGTAGAGACAGTCCTGCTGCCTGGCCCATCCAAGCCGTTGAGCCTCTTGCCCAGGTACCTGTGTCTTGCATCAACTAAGCTTGGGTCTTGGGGGTAGAGAGAATGGTGGCTAAACAAGTATGATggtgagaagagggaggagctgTAGTCGCGCCGGCTGCTATTGACGTAGGACCACATCTCTCTTGAATCAGCAGGGAAAGGAGTCTTGAAGGAGGAAGccgaggaggaagatgatggaGATGGCAAGGAGAGGGAACCCTCCCCTCTGAGCCACCTGGAGGAGTGGGgcaggggtgaggagagaggatcATCTCTCCAGGCTGGAGACCCTGAGCTTCTCCTCTCGCCGATCTGCCCAGGGAAAAggggaagagaaacagagggagagtaGCTCACGTGCCATGGGAGGGAAAGGGGGAGGCATGGTGCAGGAGCAGGAAGGGacggaggagtgaggaggagatgagagttTGTCAGAGCTCGATCCCTGTCACTGGcttccctgcctccctcccctctGCCTGTGCTGGACCGACTTCGGAGTGGCACAGGGGGTTTAAAATCGTCCAAAGGGATGTGGTGTTCCAACGATCCCTGCCGAGACTCCCTCTTCTTAGGAGGGAGGCACTCTTTGCCGCGGTCGGGGCTGGGATTCATGGGTGGGCTCCAGCGGCAGTGGGGGCCCCCTGTGTACGGGTGTAGGCTAGGTCACATGGGCCTCACGGGAGAACGAACGGGGCAGACAGAGCGGAGGGCTGCTACACAGCATCACTGTCGGATCACTGCTGATTCTCTCGCACTGGAGTGCCACTCACCTAGAGGAGGAACGAGGACAGATGCAGACAAGGAGGGaagggagagaaacagaagaaaggAAGATTCAGACTGAGCGAGGAAAAAGGACTTGGCATTGGTTCAGTCATGTTTCAGACAGGTGGAGACAAATCATCCAGTGACTCCCTCACCCAAAACTACTTGTAAAAGGTCAGAAACTCTTAGCGTCCTGATTGCTGTCACTAATTAGTCATTACCTGCGTGCACTGTGGTGGGAGTGAAAGTACCCGACTTACTTGTTTAATTCAAAACACATTACTCCCACATGTGggctataaatacattttgtagcCAAAGCAGTtcagagggaaaacacacacacacacacacacacacacacacacacacacacacacacacacacacacacacacacacacacacacacacacacacacacacacacacacacacacacacacacagagaacactcACAGCAGGAGAGTTTTCATCTCTGACTCTCGGGGGATGATTGGAATATGTAGATATGTTTTCGTACCACTTTCATGAGCCACCCCCACGACACCCCCGGGGTGTTCTCTCTATTCTATGTAAGCTTACTACTAGCACCCCCCCGCCCCttctcagacagacacacttggacagcagcagacacacaaacactccctcGGGCGGCTGTACTTACTCCCCCAGTGATAGGCAAAGCTGGTCACCACCCACCCAAAAGCTGAAGAAACACTGTTGATATTGCCACCAGTTGTTGTGCGTGCAGGGTGTGTGTCTCAGCATATTAATTATGTGTCACAGCAGGGGTGTGgggaagtgtgtgtgacagtttgcgtgagtgcatgcatgtgtgccaTGTTTGTGCggcttttttgttgttgttgaaatgtgtgaaagtgtttatttgtttaggtctttgtgtgcgtgtgtttgtgtttgagtcctCGAATGTGTCAAGAGATTTTGCAGCCTTGTTTCATTCAGTGAGAAGTGCGGGGGAGCTCTACTAATTCTTCTCCCAGCTTCTAAATGGGCTTTTCTAAAGTGATGGCTGCCGCAGCGCCAACCCAGCTGttccctccaccaccaccgtCGCCACCATCTCTGCTCCTGCCGCCACAACACCAGAGCGCCACGATGGCACTCAGCCCCACACTCACCCGCAAGTCTGTCTCAACAGCCTACCAACTCCCTGCTGTCTCACCATCCGCCACactgtcaccatggcaactgtGTCCGCACACACATCCATTCGTTTGGAGAGGTTAGATGGGGATACTCCGTGGAGAGGCGGGTAAACTGTTGCTCATCAAGTGATTTGgtccaaaaacagaaaaagtgttAGCATGGAGCAAGCTGTTTGTGCATCTGAGTGGAAAACTGAAAACTGGGTggtgagaggaggggagagttATTGTTCCAGACACTGTCAGGAGGGGCGCATTGGAGTCAGACGTGTGAAATGTTTATGGCTCTTCTTGGCAGTTTTAAGGTAAATGAGGATGTTGCTGTTAAGATGGGAAACATTATATAAGTCCAGCTTCAGTGATATATTTTCAGTTCAGCTGAGACATTACATGGTTTTCCGGTGCTGAACAAACCCACTGACCCGCAGGCTTACATGAAAAATGATGTTCTGCAGATTTGAGCCCTTCAGGCAGCAGCCACAGCTAAAAGTTATTCTTGATATAAGCAGATTTCTGCCAAAATTAATTTGAAGAATAATCAGATATCTATCAAATGAAttatcatcaatcaatcaatgacatttaatttgtatagcccatCTGCACAAATTACAATTGAACTATCTGAACAGTCatgattattcatttaaatgtgctaACTGCTTATTATCTGAAAAGACACACAAGCTTGGTATACCTGAACAATTTATTAATTCAATAAATTGAATGAAAATACTACAATTTCTACTATAAAAAGAAACACGCCAGTTAAATTACAAGACAGGTTTccaaaacaataattataaaatgtcaaaatacattttcaagtttCACACAGTATTCAAAAGGTCAGCATTTGTCAAAAATATTCATGTGATTTTTCCTTAAGACCTCTCCACTGCTGCTCTCAAGAATCCAAATCttttaaattgataaaaatCTGGgttctgtctttgtcctgaaATGACTGTTAAACCTTTGTCATTCTGACAGCGCTTGTGAAAAAAGGTTGCCGATGTATTAAACTTGccaaaaaagaacaagaaaacaacGATCGCACTTGTGCATGTGGAGGAGTTTGCAGAGAACCGTCTTCTAACAGAACCCTCCCACactgtgcacacatgcatgctgcGCTGGAGTTGATCTGGGGCTACTGTGgttgaagtatttaaatatcaacTCCAACAgatcacaataataatgtttttgcaCTTTCCCTCCAACAAATTACTCCTTCAGGCTTTTGAAATGCAATGTAAGCATGAATATCATTTATTGTCCTAAAACTGAAATCTGAATCttgaaacacaaactaaaacaactggcataaaagttttttttatattaaaatgtaaaatgcaaataTTGTTCAAATTACTCTGAACTTGCTCTTGTGCAACAGTCAGATTTGACACATTGATTTGCACGGCTCCGTCTCATCCCGCCTTTTCTCTGCATGAATTTATCAGGAGAAATATTAAAGGTGCATCATTCATAACTGCAAACCTCTCAAAAACAGAACTACAGACTGTTAGTGActagtttcacctgtttcaatcaaagaaacaataaattaataattcagCAGTGCTacctgaaacagaaaataacattgAACAGCAGCTCTCCTGTTCTAAAAGAGCAGTTTGAGAATGTGGGAGCAGACAGACGATGATGGAGCCGGTTGTTGCTGTGATGTGATGTTAGACTGACCTCAGTGCGGGTTGAGCAGACGTCCCTGCATTTGGCCGTCATTCATATTCCAGTCCTCCCAGAGGGTCAACCCactcctcagctcctcactgGGCTACACTGCTCCTCCACAACACCACCGTCTGTTCCAACACCCGCAGATATCAGCAGCCTGCAGCTACACACTGACTCTGATCTCTGCACGCATGAAATAACACCAGCAAGCCCACCGAACTGAGGGAAAAAACTGAGAGCACTGCTATCCGTCTCTGtgtcagttgtgtttgtgtgtgtgagtgtgtcaagagtgtgtgtgtgtgtgtgtgtgtgtgtgtgtgtgtgtgtgtgtgtgcaaagggCTGAGGAAATGAGTAATATCTAGCAGTGAGAAACATGTCTGCTAAGCAGAGCCACATAGGCAGACCAGTTGCTGCTGCCGCCCACTTGCTTTAATCACTGTGAtacaaat
This sequence is a window from Paralichthys olivaceus isolate ysfri-2021 chromosome 6, ASM2471397v2, whole genome shotgun sequence. Protein-coding genes within it:
- the irf10 gene encoding interferon regulatory factor 10 — protein: MEEGAKLHLKEWLISQIESGRYEGLSWEDEDRTMFRIPWKHAAKKDYKQTEDAALFKAWAVYKGKYIEGRDKADPTMWKTRLRCALNKSTDFQEVPERNQLDITEPYKVYRIQQDSGSVRPAESLQKDKVIIETKMSPNSPDILDEKRPFQNESFQANIEEEKTWHVDLMSEHMYCDIKGEKTQNPVPAPATFISHGLTVSDFRMQVTLLYQGQRVMKVITSSPEGCFILQGHVPWGNERIYGPCTAQQLSFPSPGSVSLPSCMAEAMNRLLCHLERGVLLWVAPDGVFIKRFCQGRVYWSGPLAQHTDAPNKLEREKTFKLLDIPRFVSELQRSLWGKGPAPSYEIELCFGEEYPDPHVVKTRKLIMAQVVPLFAVELLQKFNPGASEEKRSNLSSNSVGEKL
- the LOC109635012 gene encoding genetic suppressor element 1, encoding MNPSPDRGKECLPPKKRESRQGSLEHHIPLDDFKPPVPLRSRSSTGRGEGGREASDRDRALTNSHLLLTPPSLPAPAPCLPLSLPWHVSYSPSVSLPLFPGQIGERRSSGSPAWRDDPLSSPLPHSSRWLRGEGSLSLPSPSSSSSASSFKTPFPADSREMWSYVNSSRRDYSSSLFSPSYLFSHHSLYPQDPSLVDARHRYLGKRLNGLDGPGSRTVSTSRALLTGEYGNESSRTRLDFSPHSSHTNGGRRQQEDPTSHVHSGGPFLLDSQTQEDPEPHSSLQDRHPHCIVKTGSNLLSSSPLGADPRAGRGGQLDPIGATPTEAQIYYSLGSVSHPNPQPYPLYSPSGTPLYNLHREPGPRQHNLKNSPHSPLGLPNSHDRSQRDWERDQERDKVSHRDRERAKDKEKHLQHDKDQERDRQRERRRDRERDRGSESSPCHLHTSPPAIHPSPPALLPHFAKGSLIELASGRLKRVEELRTEDFLRSADTSSEFHLSTCTVLLISPSSAQGFSHLQVHLTDRNTQELLKVLAEYPFFVQDRGWSSCSPQRTTQLYGLPCRQLVEGDVCLALTPTPSQTHRTHTRTGTRAHRMQLPPRATGESSSSHREEMPPPPPPPPLPHHHPPPPAAAPPRTLPAEPLAQEQPHARKRRWSAPDALPSTGTDESLLDLPHSSKMMKWQ